A genomic region of Neisseria cinerea contains the following coding sequences:
- a CDS encoding phospholipase D family protein, producing MKTHSLISLLCLLLCSCSSWLPPLEERTESRHFNTSKPVRLDNILQIRHTPRNNGLSDIYLLNDPHEAFAARAALIESAEHSLDLQYYIWRNDISGRLLFNLIYLAAERGVRVRLLLDDNNTRGLDDLLLALDSHPNIEVRLFNPFVLRKWRALGYLTDFARLNRRMHNKSFTADNRATILGGRNIGDEYFKVRNDTVFADLDILATGSVVSEVSYDFDRYWASHSAYNATHIIRRGDIPHGLQELGYDDETARQALLRYRETIEQSSLYRKIQNRQIDWQSVQTRLISDDPDKGLDRDSRKPPIADRLQNALKQPEKNVYLVSPYFVPTKSGTQALAKLVQNGIGVTVLTNSLQATDVAAVHSGYAKYRKPLLHSGIKLYELQPNHAVPSTKDKGLTGSSVTSLHAKTFIVDGKRIFIGSFNLDPRSARLNTEMGVVIESPLIAGKMERTLAQTTPSYAYRVTLDKHNRLQWYDPATQKTYSNEPEAKLWKRIAAKILSLLPIEGLL from the coding sequence ATGAAAACACACAGCCTCATTTCCCTTTTATGCCTCCTTCTCTGTTCATGTTCTTCATGGCTGCCCCCACTGGAAGAACGGACGGAAAGCCGCCATTTCAATACTTCCAAACCCGTCCGCCTGGACAACATCCTGCAAATCCGGCACACCCCTCGCAACAACGGGCTATCCGATATCTATCTGCTGAACGATCCCCACGAAGCCTTTGCCGCGCGCGCAGCCCTCATCGAATCAGCCGAACACAGCCTCGATTTGCAATACTACATCTGGCGCAACGACATTTCCGGCAGACTTCTGTTCAACCTCATATACCTTGCTGCAGAACGCGGCGTACGCGTACGGCTGCTGCTGGACGACAACAACACGCGCGGATTGGACGACCTCTTGCTTGCCCTCGACAGCCATCCCAATATCGAAGTACGCCTGTTCAACCCCTTCGTCTTACGAAAATGGCGTGCCTTAGGCTACCTGACCGACTTTGCCCGCCTCAACCGCCGTATGCACAACAAATCCTTTACCGCCGACAACCGTGCGACCATACTCGGCGGACGCAACATCGGCGATGAATATTTCAAAGTCAGGAACGATACCGTTTTTGCCGACCTGGACATCCTCGCTACCGGCAGCGTCGTTAGCGAAGTTTCATACGATTTTGACCGCTACTGGGCAAGCCATTCCGCCTACAATGCCACGCATATCATCCGTCGCGGAGATATTCCGCACGGACTTCAAGAACTCGGCTACGACGACGAAACCGCCAGACAAGCACTCCTCCGTTACCGTGAAACCATCGAACAATCCTCACTCTACAGAAAAATACAAAACCGGCAGATTGACTGGCAAAGCGTCCAAACCCGCCTAATCAGCGATGATCCCGACAAAGGGCTGGACCGGGACAGCCGCAAACCGCCGATTGCCGACCGCCTGCAAAACGCCCTCAAACAACCCGAAAAAAACGTCTATTTGGTTTCCCCCTATTTTGTCCCCACGAAATCTGGCACACAGGCATTGGCAAAACTGGTTCAAAACGGCATAGGCGTAACCGTCCTGACCAACTCGCTGCAGGCTACCGATGTTGCCGCCGTCCACTCCGGTTACGCCAAATACCGCAAACCCCTGCTTCACTCCGGCATCAAACTTTATGAACTGCAACCTAATCATGCCGTTCCTTCTACCAAAGACAAAGGACTGACCGGCAGCTCCGTTACCAGCCTTCATGCCAAAACCTTCATCGTCGACGGAAAACGTATTTTTATCGGCTCCTTCAACCTCGACCCACGCTCCGCACGCCTCAATACCGAAATGGGCGTAGTCATCGAAAGCCCCCTGATAGCCGGCAAAATGGAGCGCACCCTCGCCCAAACCACCCCTTCCTACGCCTACCGCGTTACCCTTGACAAACACAACCGCCTGCAATGGTATGACCCTGCCACCCAAAAAACCTACTCGAACGAACCGGAAGCCAAACTCTGGAAACGCATTGCTGCAAAAATCCTATCCCTGCTGCCCATAGAAGGTTTATTATAG
- a CDS encoding C40 family peptidase, translating to MFPLDKTLFLCLSALLLASCGTTSDKHRQPKPKQTVRQIQPVRISHIDHTQGSQELMLHSLGLVGTPYKWGGSSTATGFDCSGMIQFVYKNALNVNLPRTARDMATASRKIPDSRLKAGDLVFFNTGGAHRYSHVGLYIGNGEFIHAPSSGKTIKTEKLSTPFYAKNYLGAHTFFTE from the coding sequence ATGTTTCCCCTCGACAAAACCCTTTTCCTCTGTCTCAGCGCACTGCTCCTCGCCTCATGCGGCACGACCTCCGACAAACACCGCCAACCGAAACCCAAACAGACAGTCCGACAAATCCAACCCGTCCGCATCAGCCACATCGACCACACACAAGGCTCGCAGGAACTCATGCTCCACAGCCTCGGCCTTGTCGGTACACCCTACAAATGGGGCGGAAGCAGCACCGCAACCGGTTTCGACTGCAGCGGCATGATTCAATTCGTTTACAAAAACGCCCTTAACGTCAACCTTCCCCGTACTGCCCGCGACATGGCGACGGCCAGCCGCAAAATTCCCGACAGCCGCCTCAAGGCCGGCGACCTCGTATTCTTCAACACCGGCGGCGCGCACCGCTACTCACACGTCGGGCTCTACATCGGCAACGGCGAATTCATCCATGCCCCCAGCAGCGGTAAAACCATCAAAACCGAAAAACTCTCCACACCGTTTTACGCCAAAAACTACCTCGGCGCACATACTTTCTTTACAGAATAG
- a CDS encoding DUF1311 domain-containing protein produces the protein MGKNLSALALASMLILSGCDRLGISNPFVEKEVSCGSEEAKEILVKLIRDNVEGETVKTFDDDAFKEQAFADIGISHIRSMIERLGITIDEIRTAEKTDTSSKLKCEATLKLEVPEDVVGYAVAANRTVGNSYKKTPDFFERYYRKEGAYYVKTISYSVQPTDDKRKIFAELNQTYEVIRPVSELVSMALIKEPLDKAKKMNEELEAAEAAAQEAREAEEAAAQEALSQEQETARVSEWEERYKLSRSEFEQFWTGLPQTVQNKLQASQKTWKSGMDKICASKAKAESETPNGIKISELACKTAETEARLEELHNRKKAVIDEIIREADKKERTAKAALDGAVQALPADIAETVMPEYRNWQNGLNAKCAGGDEYGLAQSDCRTKEINAKTKEIQGYLIN, from the coding sequence ATGGGAAAAAATTTATCCGCACTGGCATTGGCAAGTATGCTGATTTTGTCGGGCTGCGACCGTTTAGGTATAAGCAATCCGTTTGTCGAGAAGGAGGTTTCCTGCGGAAGCGAAGAGGCTAAAGAGATTTTGGTCAAACTTATCCGCGATAATGTCGAAGGGGAAACCGTTAAAACTTTTGACGATGACGCATTCAAAGAACAGGCATTTGCCGACATCGGTATATCGCATATCCGCAGCATGATCGAACGTTTGGGCATAACCATCGATGAAATCCGTACTGCCGAAAAAACCGACACTTCCAGCAAATTGAAATGCGAAGCCACGTTGAAGTTGGAAGTGCCGGAGGATGTCGTCGGTTATGCCGTTGCCGCTAACCGGACAGTAGGCAACAGTTATAAAAAAACACCCGATTTTTTTGAACGTTACTACCGTAAAGAAGGTGCATATTACGTTAAAACCATTTCTTACAGCGTCCAGCCTACAGACGATAAGCGTAAAATTTTTGCCGAGCTGAATCAGACGTACGAAGTCATCCGTCCGGTCAGCGAGCTGGTGTCTATGGCATTGATTAAGGAGCCGTTGGACAAAGCGAAGAAAATGAATGAAGAGCTTGAAGCAGCGGAAGCGGCGGCACAGGAGGCGCGCGAGGCAGAAGAAGCAGCGGCGCAGGAGGCATTGAGCCAAGAACAGGAGACAGCCCGCGTATCAGAATGGGAGGAGCGCTATAAATTGTCGCGCAGTGAGTTTGAACAATTTTGGACAGGTCTGCCGCAAACCGTCCAAAACAAGCTGCAAGCCTCACAGAAAACATGGAAAAGCGGGATGGATAAAATCTGTGCCAGCAAGGCAAAAGCCGAAAGTGAAACGCCAAACGGTATAAAAATCAGCGAACTGGCATGCAAAACGGCGGAAACCGAAGCACGCTTGGAAGAGCTGCACAACCGCAAGAAAGCAGTGATTGACGAAATTATCAGGGAAGCAGACAAAAAAGAAAGGACTGCCAAGGCGGCATTGGATGGTGCGGTTCAGGCATTGCCCGCCGATATTGCCGAAACCGTTATGCCCGAATACCGAAACTGGCAGAATGGATTGAATGCCAAATGTGCCGGAGGGGACGAATACGGTTTGGCGCAATCCGACTGCCGTACTAAAGAAATCAATGCAAAAACCAAAGAAATCCAAGGTTATTTGATCAACTGA
- the hexR gene encoding DNA-binding transcriptional regulator HexR produces MLSKISESLADLSGAERKVAECALAKPKWFVHAAVAEIAEHSSVSQPTVIRFCRSLGYKGLPEFKLALSASIGHEGMPYVHEELNADDDMSSVVEKVLGNAAASLLGERRFLKESELENAIATLMHARRVEFYGVGNSGIVAQDAQHKFFRFGMSTVAYVDTHTQLMAASVLSSEDVLIAISNTGSSIELLDAVSIAKENGASIIALTRNESPLAQMADCVLSIATQENAELYTPMVSRLLQLAVIDILAIGLALRLGDAASLQLQKSKKSIHNKHIVYDKD; encoded by the coding sequence ATGTTAAGCAAAATCAGCGAATCACTGGCAGACCTTTCCGGCGCGGAACGTAAAGTAGCCGAATGTGCATTGGCAAAACCCAAATGGTTTGTTCATGCGGCTGTTGCCGAGATTGCCGAACACTCCTCCGTCAGCCAACCGACCGTCATCCGGTTCTGCCGCAGCCTGGGCTACAAAGGGCTGCCCGAGTTCAAACTTGCATTATCCGCCAGTATCGGTCATGAAGGTATGCCCTATGTTCATGAAGAGCTCAATGCGGATGACGACATGTCAAGCGTGGTCGAAAAAGTATTGGGCAATGCCGCAGCCTCCCTCTTGGGCGAGCGCCGCTTTCTGAAAGAATCCGAACTTGAAAATGCCATTGCCACATTGATGCATGCCCGCCGTGTCGAGTTTTACGGAGTCGGCAATTCAGGTATTGTCGCCCAAGACGCGCAGCATAAATTCTTCCGTTTCGGTATGTCGACCGTCGCCTATGTCGATACCCATACGCAATTGATGGCGGCTTCCGTCCTTTCCAGTGAAGACGTCCTTATCGCCATTTCCAATACCGGTTCGTCAATCGAGCTTCTGGATGCAGTCAGTATCGCCAAAGAAAACGGTGCGTCCATTATTGCGTTGACGCGCAACGAATCTCCTTTGGCACAAATGGCCGATTGCGTATTGAGCATAGCCACTCAGGAAAATGCGGAACTTTACACGCCCATGGTTTCACGCCTGCTTCAACTTGCCGTTATCGATATCCTCGCCATCGGGCTTGCACTGCGTTTGGGCGATGCTGCCAGCCTGCAACTGCAAAAAAGTAAAAAAAGCATACATAACAAGCATATCGTTTACGACAAGGATTGA
- a CDS encoding glucokinase, whose translation MSTMHTEAYPRLVADIGGTNARFALETAPRVIEKAAVFPCSDYDTLTDAARAYLNQSSAENVKHAAFAIANPILGDWVQMTNHHWAFSIETTRQALGLETLILLNDFTAQALAVTLTDDCDLLQIGGQKPVEFAPKAVIGPGTGLGVSGLVHSAAGWVALAGEGGHGTFPPFDDMEVLIWQYAKNKYGHVSAERFLSGAGLSLIYEALAVKQKVKSVKLPPSEITEKALGGSSPLCRQTLDIFCAMLGTVASNHALMLGARGGVYLCGGIIPRVLEYFKTSPFRSRFENKGRFEAYLAAIPVYVVLSEFPGISGAAVALDNHLRNV comes from the coding sequence ATGTCTACTATGCACACTGAAGCTTATCCTCGTTTGGTCGCCGATATCGGCGGTACAAATGCACGCTTCGCATTGGAAACCGCTCCGCGTGTGATTGAAAAAGCGGCTGTTTTTCCATGTAGTGATTATGATACGCTTACAGATGCAGCACGCGCCTATTTGAATCAAAGCAGTGCAGAAAATGTGAAACATGCGGCTTTTGCCATTGCCAACCCGATATTGGGCGATTGGGTGCAGATGACCAACCATCATTGGGCCTTCTCCATCGAAACAACCCGTCAGGCTTTGGGTCTGGAAACCTTGATTCTGCTGAATGATTTTACTGCGCAGGCTTTGGCGGTTACCTTGACCGACGATTGCGATCTCTTGCAAATCGGCGGACAAAAACCGGTCGAGTTTGCACCGAAAGCAGTTATCGGTCCGGGAACAGGCTTGGGCGTAAGCGGGCTGGTACACAGTGCGGCAGGCTGGGTGGCTTTGGCGGGCGAGGGCGGACATGGGACTTTTCCTCCGTTTGACGATATGGAGGTTTTGATTTGGCAATATGCCAAAAACAAATACGGTCATGTTTCTGCAGAACGCTTCCTCAGCGGTGCAGGCTTAAGCCTGATTTATGAAGCGTTGGCGGTAAAGCAGAAAGTCAAATCGGTAAAATTGCCGCCTTCTGAAATTACGGAAAAAGCATTGGGTGGTTCGTCCCCTTTGTGCCGTCAGACTTTAGATATCTTTTGCGCCATGCTCGGTACCGTCGCCTCCAACCATGCATTGATGCTGGGTGCACGTGGCGGTGTATACTTGTGCGGCGGCATTATTCCCCGCGTGCTGGAATACTTTAAAACCTCCCCGTTCCGCAGCCGTTTTGAGAACAAGGGCAGGTTTGAAGCATATCTTGCCGCGATTCCCGTTTATGTCGTATTGAGCGAGTTTCCCGGAATTTCCGGTGCGGCAGTGGCTCTCGACAACCATTTGAGAAACGTTTAA
- the pgl gene encoding 6-phosphogluconolactonase has translation MFVWHEQENAATVAQALADAVAAALQAALNEKGHAVLAVSGGRSPIAFFEALSQKDLNWQNVGITLVDERIVPTTHADSNTGLVREYLLKNNAAVATWIPVVEDGKSETELQPEVVVTYALKHYKQPDVLVLGMGTDGHTASLFPQAPQLQVAINEADDPTLIHTTPDTAPHERVSMTLGAIAKTPNVFLAIQGAEKKAVFDKAAASADTEYPTSLILNHQGINCHVYYAH, from the coding sequence ATGTTTGTTTGGCACGAACAAGAAAACGCTGCAACTGTCGCGCAAGCTCTTGCCGATGCCGTTGCCGCTGCATTGCAAGCCGCGCTGAATGAGAAAGGCCATGCGGTTTTGGCCGTTTCCGGCGGCCGTTCGCCGATTGCGTTTTTCGAGGCTTTGTCGCAAAAAGATTTAAATTGGCAAAATGTCGGCATTACTTTGGTGGACGAGCGTATCGTTCCAACCACGCATGCCGACAGCAATACAGGCTTGGTACGCGAATATCTGCTCAAAAATAACGCGGCCGTCGCTACATGGATTCCCGTTGTTGAAGACGGAAAGTCTGAAACTGAATTACAACCTGAAGTTGTCGTTACTTACGCATTGAAACATTACAAGCAACCTGACGTGCTGGTGTTGGGCATGGGCACAGACGGGCATACGGCGTCGTTGTTCCCTCAAGCGCCTCAATTACAGGTCGCAATCAATGAAGCTGATGACCCGACATTGATTCATACCACGCCGGATACCGCGCCGCATGAGCGTGTGAGCATGACTTTGGGTGCGATTGCCAAAACGCCGAATGTATTTTTGGCCATTCAAGGCGCAGAGAAAAAAGCGGTATTCGATAAGGCTGCTGCAAGTGCTGACACCGAATATCCGACCAGTCTGATTCTCAATCACCAAGGAATTAACTGCCATGTCTACTATGCACACTGA
- the zwf gene encoding glucose-6-phosphate dehydrogenase, with protein sequence MNIQTNFDLVLFGATGDLAMRKLLPCLYQAHVAGLLHSEGRILGVSRSELDTAGFLAKVETNSKIHVKQNFSDEAWASFIQRLEYLKVDVTEKGDFIALGDLVKVRKNTENVVIYLSTAPKFFAQACENLAEIGLNADNVRVVLEKPLGTDLASSQQINTDVARYFKEEQIYRIDHYLGKESLQNLLALRFANVMFEPLWNNKYIESVQLTIAEQLGVEERGEFYDITGALRDMVQNHLMQMLCMTAMEAPASLDADAVRDEKVKVIKSLKPLTIESVNENVIRGQYVAASGMNGYLEEVDVPKDSFTETYVAIKAEIENERWKGVPFYLRTGKRMAGKVAEIVLNFRPLQNHIFDNSQPAPNRLVIELQPTESVRLYTQVKTPGAGNKVEVTPIGVDLGTAVEGRRAEAYERLLLDVINGKLALFNRRDELEAAWEYVMPILENWANNTTPPHAYEAHSWGPEAARALLARDGNKWHEEQ encoded by the coding sequence ATGAATATTCAGACAAATTTTGATTTGGTGTTGTTTGGCGCGACCGGCGATTTGGCAATGCGTAAACTTTTGCCTTGCCTGTATCAGGCGCATGTAGCCGGTTTGCTTCATTCCGAAGGTCGTATTTTGGGCGTAAGCCGCAGCGAATTGGATACCGCCGGCTTTTTGGCTAAAGTGGAAACGAATTCTAAAATCCATGTCAAACAAAACTTCTCAGATGAAGCATGGGCATCGTTTATCCAACGTCTCGAGTATTTAAAAGTCGATGTTACAGAGAAAGGCGATTTCATTGCCTTGGGCGACTTGGTAAAAGTACGTAAGAATACTGAAAATGTCGTGATCTACCTCTCAACTGCGCCGAAATTCTTTGCGCAAGCCTGTGAAAACCTTGCCGAAATCGGTTTGAATGCCGATAACGTGCGCGTGGTTTTGGAAAAACCGTTGGGTACGGACTTGGCTTCTTCCCAACAAATCAATACGGATGTGGCCCGTTATTTCAAAGAAGAACAAATCTACCGTATCGACCATTATTTAGGTAAAGAAAGCCTGCAAAACCTGCTGGCCTTGCGTTTTGCCAATGTGATGTTCGAGCCTTTGTGGAACAACAAATATATTGAAAGCGTACAGCTGACCATCGCCGAGCAGTTGGGCGTGGAAGAACGCGGTGAGTTTTACGACATTACCGGCGCATTGCGCGATATGGTGCAAAACCACTTGATGCAAATGCTTTGTATGACTGCGATGGAAGCACCGGCGAGCTTGGATGCCGATGCCGTACGCGACGAGAAAGTGAAAGTCATCAAATCGCTGAAACCGCTGACCATCGAATCCGTCAACGAAAATGTTATTCGCGGCCAATATGTTGCGGCAAGCGGCATGAACGGCTATTTGGAAGAAGTTGATGTACCGAAAGACAGTTTCACTGAAACCTATGTCGCCATCAAAGCCGAAATCGAAAACGAGCGTTGGAAAGGCGTACCTTTCTACCTGCGTACCGGCAAACGCATGGCAGGCAAAGTGGCGGAAATCGTGTTGAACTTCCGTCCGCTGCAAAACCATATTTTTGACAACAGCCAACCTGCGCCGAATCGTTTGGTTATTGAACTACAACCGACTGAATCCGTCCGCCTTTACACTCAAGTAAAAACCCCGGGTGCAGGCAATAAAGTCGAAGTTACTCCGATTGGCGTGGACTTGGGCACAGCCGTAGAGGGTCGTCGCGCCGAGGCTTATGAGCGTCTGCTGCTGGATGTGATTAACGGCAAACTCGCTTTGTTCAACCGTCGTGACGAACTCGAAGCCGCTTGGGAATATGTGATGCCGATTTTGGAAAACTGGGCGAACAATACAACGCCTCCACATGCTTACGAAGCCCATTCTTGGGGTCCTGAAGCTGCGCGCGCGCTGTTGGCCCGTGACGGCAACAAGTGGCACGAAGAGCAATAA
- the edd gene encoding phosphogluconate dehydratase — MNPTPIHPKLAEITERIIERSRPTREKYLAKIRSAKQMGRLERNQLGCSNLAHGYAAMPKSIKIEMLQDTVPNLGIITAYNDMVSAHQPFKDFPDQIKDEAQKNGATAQVAGGTPAMCDGITQGYAGMELSLFSRDVIAMSTAVGLSHQMFDGSLFMGVCDKIVPGLMIGALSFGHIPGIFVPAGPMSSGIGNKEKARTRQLFAEGKVGRDALLESEMGSYHSPGTCTFYGTANSNQMMMEMMGVHLPAAAFVHPYTDLREALTRYAAGHLARGIKNGTIKPLGEMLTEKSFINALIGLMATGGSTNHTMHLVAMARAAGVILNWDDFDEISSIIPLLIRVYPNGKADVNHFTAAGGLPFVIRELLDAGLLHDDVDTVVGHGMRHYTKEPFLIDGKLEWQEAPETSGNEDILRKADNPFSPDGGLRLMKGNIGRGVIKVSAVREGCRIIEAPAIVFNDQREVLAAFESGELERDFVCVVRYQGPRANGMPELHKLTPPLGILQDRGFKVALLTDGRMSGASGKVPASIHMTPEALMGGNIAKIRTGDLIRFDSVTGELNVLINEAEWNAREVERIDLSANQQGCGRELFANFRSMTSSAETGAMSFGGEFA, encoded by the coding sequence ATGAACCCCACTCCTATCCACCCCAAGCTTGCCGAGATTACCGAGCGCATCATCGAGCGCAGCCGCCCGACGCGTGAAAAATATCTGGCGAAAATCCGCAGCGCCAAACAAATGGGACGGCTGGAGCGCAACCAGCTCGGCTGCAGCAACTTGGCGCACGGCTACGCCGCCATGCCTAAAAGCATCAAAATCGAAATGCTTCAGGACACCGTTCCCAACTTAGGCATCATTACTGCCTACAACGACATGGTTTCCGCACACCAACCGTTTAAAGACTTTCCAGACCAAATCAAAGACGAAGCACAGAAAAATGGTGCGACCGCACAAGTCGCCGGCGGCACACCCGCCATGTGCGACGGTATTACCCAAGGCTACGCAGGCATGGAATTGTCGCTGTTCTCCCGTGACGTCATCGCCATGAGTACCGCTGTCGGCCTGTCCCATCAAATGTTTGACGGCAGCCTGTTTATGGGCGTATGCGACAAAATCGTTCCCGGCCTGATGATCGGTGCGTTGTCTTTCGGTCATATTCCCGGCATCTTCGTTCCCGCAGGCCCGATGTCCAGCGGTATCGGCAATAAAGAAAAAGCCCGTACCCGCCAACTTTTCGCCGAAGGCAAAGTCGGCCGCGATGCCTTGCTTGAAAGCGAAATGGGTTCTTACCACAGCCCGGGTACTTGTACCTTCTACGGCACCGCCAACTCCAACCAAATGATGATGGAAATGATGGGCGTACACCTGCCTGCCGCCGCCTTTGTCCACCCATACACCGACCTGCGCGAAGCCCTGACTCGCTACGCAGCCGGACACCTCGCACGCGGCATCAAAAACGGCACCATCAAGCCATTGGGTGAAATGTTGACCGAAAAATCCTTCATCAACGCCCTGATCGGCCTGATGGCGACCGGCGGTTCGACCAACCACACCATGCACCTCGTTGCTATGGCGCGTGCCGCAGGCGTGATTTTGAACTGGGACGACTTCGACGAAATTTCTTCCATCATCCCGCTGCTCATCCGTGTGTATCCAAACGGCAAAGCCGACGTGAACCACTTTACCGCAGCCGGCGGCCTGCCTTTCGTTATCCGCGAATTGCTGGACGCAGGCCTGTTGCACGACGATGTCGATACCGTCGTCGGACACGGAATGCGCCACTACACCAAAGAGCCTTTCCTCATCGATGGCAAACTCGAATGGCAAGAAGCCCCCGAAACCAGCGGCAATGAAGACATTCTGCGCAAAGCCGACAACCCGTTCTCCCCAGACGGTGGTCTGCGTCTGATGAAAGGCAACATCGGTCGCGGCGTGATTAAAGTGTCCGCCGTGCGCGAAGGCTGCCGTATTATCGAAGCGCCTGCCATCGTGTTCAACGACCAACGCGAAGTGTTGGCTGCGTTTGAGAGCGGCGAGTTGGAACGCGATTTTGTGTGTGTTGTCCGCTACCAAGGCCCACGCGCCAACGGTATGCCCGAGTTGCACAAACTGACCCCGCCTTTGGGCATCCTGCAAGACCGCGGCTTCAAAGTGGCGCTACTGACCGATGGCCGTATGTCCGGCGCATCCGGCAAAGTGCCCGCGTCCATCCACATGACGCCCGAGGCCCTAATGGGCGGCAACATCGCCAAAATCCGTACCGGCGACCTGATCCGCTTCGACTCCGTTACCGGCGAACTCAACGTCCTGATTAACGAGGCCGAATGGAACGCCCGCGAAGTCGAGCGCATCGACTTGAGCGCGAACCAACAAGGCTGCGGCCGCGAACTCTTCGCCAACTTCCGCAGCATGACCAGCAGCGCAGAAACCGGCGCCATGAGCTTCGGCGGCGAATTTGCCTAA
- a CDS encoding bifunctional 4-hydroxy-2-oxoglutarate aldolase/2-dehydro-3-deoxy-phosphogluconate aldolase → MSKLTPREILSAGAVVPVMAIDDLSTAVDLSHALVEGGIPTLEITLRTPVGLDAIRLIAKEVPNAIVGAGTVTNPEQLKAVEDAGAVFAISPGLHESLAKASHNSSIPLIPGVATPGEVQLALEHGIDTLKLFPAEVVGGKAMLKALYGPYADVRFCPTGGISLATAPDYLALPNVLCVGGSWLTPKEAVKNKDWDTITRLAKEVAALKPKA, encoded by the coding sequence ATGTCCAAACTGACCCCCCGCGAAATCCTGAGCGCAGGCGCAGTCGTGCCTGTGATGGCGATTGACGATTTAAGCACTGCCGTCGATTTATCCCATGCCCTTGTCGAAGGCGGCATTCCCACCCTCGAAATCACCCTGCGCACCCCTGTCGGCCTCGACGCCATCCGCCTGATTGCCAAAGAAGTGCCCAACGCCATCGTCGGCGCAGGTACGGTTACCAATCCCGAACAACTCAAAGCCGTCGAAGACGCAGGTGCGGTTTTTGCCATCAGCCCTGGCCTGCATGAATCCCTTGCCAAAGCCAGCCACAACAGCAGCATTCCCCTGATTCCCGGCGTTGCCACTCCTGGCGAAGTCCAACTGGCTTTGGAACACGGCATCGATACCCTCAAACTCTTCCCTGCCGAAGTCGTTGGCGGCAAAGCCATGCTCAAAGCTCTGTACGGTCCTTACGCCGATGTTCGCTTCTGCCCGACCGGCGGCATCAGCCTCGCCACCGCGCCCGATTACTTGGCGCTGCCTAATGTCTTGTGCGTCGGCGGCTCATGGCTGACACCGAAAGAAGCCGTTAAAAACAAAGACTGGGACACCATCACCCGCCTTGCCAAAGAAGTGGCGGCGTTGAAACCTAAAGCCTGA